The Microtus pennsylvanicus isolate mMicPen1 chromosome 22, mMicPen1.hap1, whole genome shotgun sequence genome includes the window taagaacACCAAGTACCCATGTGGCATACACTCATGCAGGCCAACACTCATTgaccaaaagtaaaaataaaggctAGATGTACAAGCTGTTCACTGTTCTCTAACATATTAACTGAAATTTAGTTGGGTGTGTCTGATCAGGAGGCTACGTCACTAGCAAGGTGTTAGCCTTTGCTGGGCCTAACGATCTACACCCAAGCCTGCTTACACAGTGGAGGTTTTAGTTTCTCTTCCATAGGACGGCTCATGGCATAACTTCCCTGGGAGAAAATGatgagagacagaagagggaaagggagggggcatGACAGAAGCTTGTTCAGCTAGAAGTTAAGGCTATTAACTTTGCCACATTTTGTCACACAGACCAACTTTGGCATAATATAGGCAAGGACAATTAAGAATGTGGATACAAGGAGACAGAGGTCATTAGAGACGGGCTATTAAACTAGAATACCCATGTTAACACAAGAGTAAGCAGATTCCCTAGGAAGGATTGCGATAGCAGAGAAAGAGGTCTATTAACTGCAGACGGGTTAGTCACTGAGAAACTAAGACAGTCAGGTAGAACGGCCGTTTTATTCCAGTTCTCAGAGGCAAAAAGCCAAAAGGTCTTCTTCATGTGTGTTTACAACAGGTTGTTTTCTGTCATGAGTATTTAGCACGCATGTCCACGTCAACCTATGCACAAATGTcagaggaattaaagaaaaggtgTTGGGGGGTTAGCAAACAGACAATTCTGCTTTGAGCAAAAGCGTACTGGGAGAAATTGCGAACACGTTAAGAAACAGCGTGAAGACGTCAAGAATTCGGGCTCAGCAAACAGGAAGCCATAACCACAAACTAGAGCCTCAGCGGGGCTGCAGAAGGTGATGTCTGCGTGACCTCTAGTTGTCCTAATTCGCCAGGAGCATCTGacctagaattctttttttttttttaggaaaggccattttaataaattatcttAATTGTACAGATTTTCTCAAAATTAAACATGCTAAACCATGCCCTGGATGAATCTCAAGACTGCACACCACTCTTTCTATCTGAAGACTTAATCCACTGGAGTGTCTAGTCTTTGTCCAGTAACTTGACAGCAAGGTCATCCAGGTCGCCAACCTCGCCAGAGTCTTCTGCCACCTCTCACTTGCCAATTCTTTGAACCACCCAGTCCTGCTGGCAGAGAGGGCAGCGATTGTTCTGTTTCACCCACAGGGACATGCAGCAGTTGTGAAAGGAATGATTACATTCTCCCCAGACCACAACACAgtcctcttgtttgttttcagcttgACATCTAAGACAGGCATCCATCACCTGGACCCTGCAGATGGCGCAGGTGTCGCACTCAACGTCCCAGCTCCACATGGCTACCGCGTTCCACTTCTTGAGAGAGAACATCTTGTCGCCCCCCGGCCTGGAGCCTGCAGTCCCGGAGTGCGAGGACAACACGCACGGTTCCTCGCCGTCCTCCACGTCGGCCATGGCGGCGGCGCAGAACCCTGACCTAGAATTCTAGGTGACATCGCCGGTGAGGTGGGAAGACGATGCTGGGAAGCCATCAAACATGCTGCATGCATTGGGATGAGAGACTGTTGGCTTAACACTGTTAGAGATTAAGGTACTGTCATGGTACTGGGCCCAAGAGACAGTACAGGGGCAAATTAATActttaaaggtttttttgtttgtttggtcttttgttttgttggtttttttagtttgtttttttggatgattggttggtttttttaattttgttttgtttggtttggttgctttgtaaaggaaaaaaatatttcaatgagGTAGCACAAAGATATTTATTAAGAACTCCAAGAACACAGACTTCCATATTTCTCGTTAGATTACTGTCTTCGTTAAGATTTCTATCActatggtaaaacaccatgaccaaaaagcatgtTGGGGAGGAAAAGCTTTAACTTCCATATCGCTGTTCATTCTcaaaggaagtagagacaggaactcaaacaaggtaggaacccagaggcagcaactgatgtggaggccatgaaggaatgctgcttgctcctcatggcttccttGGTCTGtgttcttatagaatccaggatcgtcagtccagggatggcaccacccacaatagactgggccctcccccgttAGTTACGCATTAGGAAAATGCTCTCCAGGCTGGTGCACAGCCAGATGTGAGGGAGGCatttcttcttctcagatgaTGACAGTTGTTTCATGATAGACATACAATGCCATCATATGTGTCTGAATCCAGCCAGCACAGTCACCAGCTTAGAGTTTGTGGAAAGGAGAGGAATATCttgaaaagaattaaaacagCGCATTTCAGACTGACCCTGGTGTGCAAGACTCTAAGCTTAGACTCCCCTAATCTTACCAGTTCAGCTTCCTAAACACCATCATTCTGGTCGAATTGGCCAAACATCAGCCTTTCCAGATGCAGTGTGTCCATTCCTCTCTACTTTTTAACGTCCCCAATCCAGATGTTCCACAGGCTATGCATCTGAATTCGATGAAACAGACTATCTTCTTGGaacattctgtagcccaggtttaCCTTCAGCTCACTGTGGAGCATCAAGTCAGCCAAAACATTGGTAGcctcctcctgctttagcctcccaacTGCTAGAATTGCAAGTGTGACCCCCCTGTGACCCCCCACTAATATGCTCTATTTTTATTCGTCTCAACATTTGGCTAAGGGGATTTTCTTCCTCGTGTACATTTAGTAAAGTCAAACCCAAATTCACATGGTCAACTTGCCATTACAATGCCCAGCTGgtcacagtggctcacacctgcaatcccagcatttgggaaactgaggcagtggAACGCAgtgggggtaggggagtgggggtAGTTGGGTGAGTGCCcagctggtcatggtggctcacacctgccatCCTAGCaattgggagactgaggcagtggaccggggtgggggtggctgggtggggaggtgggaggattaCCATCTTCAAGTCCAGTCAGGGTTATACAGAAAAGCCTCATCACAAACCCCAACGaaacaaatagacaaaaccaCTCAAACACAGGAGATAACCAAACCATAAAGGGAAAAGGGTTGTTTGGCTCATGAATTGGGTGAGTTCAGACCCTGATTGTCAGGCCCATTGCTTTTCCACCTGGTCAAAGCAGTATGTAACAGCAGGAAGCACATGGCAAGATAAAACTACTCATCTTGGGGCCAAGCAGTGACAAAGAAGGTTCTGGGACTTACGGTTCCCTGTAGGGGTGTGCTACACGTGTCCCCTATCTGACAACCTCCACTAGTCCTCACATCTTAAAGGTGCCAGCCCTGAGAGTGTCCAGCTGAAAGCCAGGCTGCTAACACAGGACCCTTCTGGGGCCCGGGGCCAAACCCTTAAAAGTGACCTTGTCGCAAGAGGCCTGTTGCTGTTGGAAAACTGATCAATATCATATAACATTTTGGCATCATTGATGTCATCCAAATGTACATGAGTGAGATGTTCCTACCTTTACCATGGTAACTGGGGTTttatccttctctttcttcctttcttccttcttttttattccctttttctgtcttttgagtACTAtactaaatattttgtttatggttttatgtgtgtgtgtagctgaagATTCTACCCAGGGCTTGGCACATTCCGGGCAAGTCATCTACCGCAAAAAGCAGCACCAGCTGTAGCCACTTAGGTGAGGTTTCTTACTTTGTTAGTATCTGGTTTGTCAGCTTCTCTGTTAGTCAGAATTACCATGGccgtgatgaaacactatgatcaaatGCATCTCTGGGAGGATAGGGTTGATCTGGCTTGTACTTCCATGTCATTGTTCATCATAGAAGAAAGTCAAGGTAAGAATTCAAAacaggtcaggaacctggaggtggcagttgatgcagaggccatggaggggtgttgctaactggcttgctccacatggcttgctcagcttgctttcttatagagaccaggaccaccagcccaggggtggaaATACCTACAATGGATTGGGACATCCCACACTgatcgctaattaagaaaatgccttaccacAGAAGACAACTTCTTGAATAgagcaccagtagcacagacactaagatcaataattaataaatgggacctcctggaacttaaaatcttctgtaaggcaaaggatgtggtcaataggacaaaacagcagcctacagaataggaaaagatcttcacccaccccacacctgacagaggactgacctccaaaatatataaagaactcaagaaactaggcatcacaataccaaataatccaatctaAAAACTGGGGCACAGACCTaaacacagaattctcaacagaagaatctcaaatggttgagataaacttaaagaattgttcaacatttttagccatcaggaaaattcaaatcaaaattactctgagattccatcttgcacctgtcagagtggccaagatcaaaaccacaaatggCAACTTACGGTGgacaggatgtggagtaaggggaacactcctccattgccggCAACTTACGGTGgacaggatgtggagtaaggggagcactcctccattgccgGCATGAGTCTAAACTTacacaaccactttggaaattgatatggcagtttctcagaaaattgggaaccaatctgcctcaagactcagctataccactcttgggtatatacccaaaggatgctcagccATACCACATGAACACCtgttcacctatgttcatagaagcatttgtaacagccagaacctggaaacaacctaagatGTCcatcagtggaagaatggataaggaaaatgtggggcatttacacagtgaagtattactcagctgtgaaaaaaaaataacatcgtgaaatttgcaggcaagtgaatggaatggaaaaaaaaaccccaagtgagataacccaaacccagaaagacaaacatggtatagactcactcataagtggatattagcttgAAGGCTACAACCCACAGCTTCTGAGAGGCTCAGTAACAAGGAGGATCCTAAGAGAAAaccatggatttccctgggaaggggaaatagaagtgATCACCTGGGTAAATTGAGGGTGGAGGGCATGAGAGATTGTGTCAGGCAGGTTGTGGTGGGATGGATAGGTAGAGTAATGAAAGAGACGTCTTGATGAGGGGGGGCATTTCGGGTTCAGAGAAATACCCGATTCCAGGGAAACtctcaggaattcacaaggataaccccagccaAGAGTCCTAGCAATAggggagaaggtgcctgaactggctgtcccctgtggtcagattgatgactacctcaATTGTCTTcaaagagccttcatccagtaactgctGTAAGCTGTTGcaaagctccaggaatcctcttgaagagagaaaggaagggttgtACTAGCCAGGAGAGTCAAGGTCATCACAGGGGatcccacagagacagctgacctgagctcgtgGGACTGACAACTAAGGAGCCTGCAtgggccctctacatatatgtaacagttgtgtagcttggtctgtttatgggactcctagcagtaggATCATGGGCTATCCCCAAAGCTTGAGCTGGCCTTTGGGAACCTATTTCCATGctgggatgccttgcccagcctcaaTACCTCAGTACAAAGGGAGGAGcatagtcctgcctcaacttgatataccacgctttgttgacacccacgggaggcctgcctctttccaaacagaaacagaggagttgaaggaggggggaggaaggggggatggaaggagaggagggagggaaaactgcagtcagatgtaaattaaatgaaaaaatttagttaataaaaacaggggaaaaaagaaaagaaaatgccttacaggcttgcctacagcccaagtTACCAGGGAGGCACTTTCTCAGATGGGGTTCCCGCCTCTCAGATGACTgaagcttgtgtcaagatgacataaaaccagTCAGTAGAACCTCCTATGCTAATAGGCATGGCTCTCTGACCCTCTTCTGGTTCTGAGTGCTGCCTGAGCCATATTTCATTCTTCATTCAAGCAAACCCTGTCCATTTAAATCTGCCTGAAGTTTTACTTCTAGAAAAATGTCCATTGATAGCCATTGTGTTCCTCCCCACACTATAAATCATAAAACATTATTCCCCATTTTGCTTTCTTATCCATTGCTGTGTGCAAGTTTGTCCTAATTTTCCAACTCGGTGCCCACCTCACACAAGAATCACTGTCGTAGCTATCCCACACAGTGGTGTAAGCTGTGGTTCTTACCGCACCAACTCTGAAGCCCAAAGAGAactgagaaatggaaaatttCCCGTAACTTGCCTGGCCAAAGCCTGACACACCTGAACGCCACCTGGCAACCAAATTTGTCCTGATGTGAACTGGCTTAAGGCTGTTTGTgatcttcatcatcaccatcactgtgAGTACTCATGCACTTTGCTACCATGATGCCCAAGTGTTTCTTAAGGCAGCTCTGCCCTCCCATGCTGCTGTCTTACCTGGGATGCCATGTACTTACTTCAGCACAACATTAAGTTCTCAAAAGCCTACATTGCAAACACCTCTGGGTACCCAAGGTTCCTattaagcagtttcttttatcttcctttcttattttttcaattaattctcattttctcaaGTCGTTTTATTTTATGATAGAGAATGTCTTTGGCCTTCTTACACAAACACTTTAAAGACTTAGGAAACTGTCGCAATGAacaacactttcttttttaatttttattattttattttatatcctcaCTTgaatcttcctccctcctctccttccaatccTTCCCCCAACCTCCACCCACTGCCCCCATATGCTCCTCTGTAATCAGAGACAgtacttttgtttcccagccgcccagacccaaataaccacgcaaatttatattaattacaaacactgcttggccaacagctcacgtgtattcctagctagctcttacatattaaattaaccactttctactattttatattttaccgtgGGGCTCATGGCTTATGAGTgagtttctggcatctttctcattCTGAGGTCTTTTTTTAATCTGTATCTgtcttactgtgtatctgtaataattttctgaccagcagagctttttttaaaaatgctaagcagcatggctaggactaacACTGCAGCTTTGCCAATTGGCTCTCCCCCATCCAACATGGCGGAGGTACGTTCACTGCCTCTGCGAGCCATGCTCACTGCTCCcgctccagggacacagcaggtcGACATCACCATTAGACAGCGTGTGGCATTCTGCTTACAAACCTCATCTACATGCTCCATAGCAGCACCTCCCAAAGGAGCCAGAGCCCTTTGTGCCGCAGTACAAACCAGGAAACCATCCCTTAAAGAACCTGCGCCTCTGCTTGaggccagcaaacagagcctatctaaaAAACTATGTCCATGTCACTCCTCCCTCACGTTTCTTCAGAAAGGGGCAAGCATCCCATGGGTATCAGCCAGCCATAActtatcaagttgtagtaagagtAGGCACCCCCTCTCCTGTTGACGCTGGAGGAGACAAACCGGCAGGAGGAAAGGGTTCCAAaagcaggcagaagagtcagagacaacccctgCTTTCACTATTAGAAGTCCCATAAGAGGATGATGTCAGTCatttttactctttattctttgGTCCTTGGGGCCCCatcacccagttcccaaataaatcacacagaatcACATTCTTTCTTATGACTGccctgccttagcttggcttctttctagccagcttttcttaatttaaattatcccatctgtcTTTTGCCTGTGTGCTTTTACCTTTCCctcagcttttctttccttcttactctgtggcttgctgcaTAGCTGCGTGGCTGACTCCTGATGTCCTCCACTCCTTTTTCTCGCTCCTTGAAtgtctcttcccagatttctcctcccatttattctctttgcctgccagccccacctatcctttttcctacctagctcttggCTGTgctgctctttattagaccaatcagatgttttagacaggcaaagaactACGGCTTCGcagagttaaacagatgcagcaTGAAAGAACTTACatctgcatcattaaacaaacgttccacagcataagcaaatgtgaCGTACCTTCAGCTAATATTCCATGACAAGAGTGTCAAGGCTCCCTCGTTGTCAGCTCAGTCTCTAGCCCCTGTGAACCCAGGTTAGGTGAtgctgtgtgttttcatgtggtgcccttgacccctctgacttcCAAGCTCCTAGAACAACCCTTTCTGAACACAACTCCTACTGAATTTTCCTGGACTCTGAATTGctggtttttatttgttcatcAGCTGTGAGACACACTTTTTAACAACTCAGacagtgccgggcggtggtggcgcacgcctttaatcccagcactcgggaggcagaggcaggcgaatctctgtgagttcgaggctagcctggtctacaagagctagttccaggacaggctccaaagccacagagaaaccctgtctcgaaaaaccaaaaaaaaaaaagaaaaagaaaagaaaaaaaaaccaactcagaCAGTATTTAAATGTGGAGGACATCTTTACGGGCCACTAGCTCTTTGACCCTTCTTGAATATACATCTTATAATCTTATCCAGGATTAGATTAACTATGATACCATTAAAATTGAGGTGGCCTCAATGGGCGTTAAGTGTCTAACtattctttgttctctctctctccctctctctctctctctctctctctctctctctgtgtgtgtgtgtgtgtgtgtgtgtgtgtgtgtgttcccaaattttattttcctattcaCCTACCACCTTTTTCAGTCTTTCCGTGTGACCTCAGAAAGATAGGTGCTAACCCACAGCGTTTGAGCATCCATTAAGCCTGACATTTAGAAATCAATGTAGAAACGACTGAGAACTATCATTCGGTAAGTGAAATTTTGCATCATAGGGCGACTGACTCATTAAGCTTAGTTCTAAGAGACAAGAAAAGATTCCCTAACGGAGGTTGACGGGAAACCCCTGGGTCGCAGACATTTCCTAGCTTCCTGTGGTCAGCCAGATGCTACCGCAGTAGGCACAGTCCTAGAACACACAGCAGCATGCCTACAATCGGCAGAGGACCGCTTCCCCTTTCTGAAGCAGAATCTACAAGGAACTACCAAGTCACCTCTGTCTACGGTTGTTTAACAGCCAGTGCCTAAGTTTCCACAGTAGGGTTGAAAATTCTATTCTTTGGGATTCTGAACTTTtagcagagaaaaaagaaattctctaGGATTACCCATACATaatcgtgtgtgcatgtgtgtgtctgtgtgtgtgtgtgagtgtagagCCTTTATTCAATTCAAAgctgaaataaatttatttgaagTCCACgttttacaattatttattaatcaatataGAATCAGCATAGCACGAATTAGCACAGCCCTGACCATTTCGCAGGGACTGGTAAGCATGTTAGGTGTGTTCCCATTTGAATTTCTTACTCAGAAATAAGTCAGAAGACCTCAGGTTCCTAACTCCCTGGATGCGATGGGATGCAGCTGTTTTTCCCCGTGTGCCAAGCTATACCAGATGATCTCTACCTCCCTCCCCTAAAAGCTTGTCAAGCAAGCAGTGGGGTTGGAAACCCAAAGTGAATGGAGAGGGCACAGCTCCCTCAGAAGTGGGAAGGAGGCCATGCCAGCAGGGTTCCTTGAGCATTGCCCGCAGCTCTGTGGATTGCTATCCTCATTGGAGGGCATCCATGGCACCAGGTCCCTCAGCCGCCTTCTCTCAATCTGCCCGGGCTATTCTCACACCTGAGTCCTTCTGTAGAGCGTCCCTCATCAAACCTCTCATGCCCAGACTTCACTTTGCCGCCAAAAGCTCTAAGTGACCTTCCAGACTTGATGTGCCCAGAGCTCTGATCAAAGTGGCACCACGAGGCGGAGAATTTTACCAGAGACGTTTCCGAAAACAGAAGTGCCCCGCCACCCATTACTAATATCTTCAAAGAGTAACTGGAAAGTGCCAAGGAAACCCCTTGGGAAAATCTTAACAAATGTACCTCACTCGGGAAATTCTGGAAAGGTGAGACAAGCTGCCACATCCCGACTTCTCGTGTATATGCTAAGCTGACTTTTCACCACAGATTCATTTACGCTctttcataaaatacatttattatctCTCCTTTCCAGATGCTTCAGCTATATGAATACAATCAAGCCATGAGAACTTTCTAGCTCTTGAGCCCAAACAGACTAAGAACGCCGAGAAGCTGTTGAGCTCTCCAGGGGTGACTTTCATGTAAGTGGTTCCATTTCGGGAACCTGAGCCAATCTGAGGAGCCAAGCCGTGAACAAGACACTTTGCTTTGACAGCTTGGCATTGGTTGGAAAACCATATAGTCTCACGTCTGTTACATGTTCGAGATCGAGTATCAAAGTGAAATCCTTTAACAAGCTTTGGCAAAGGACCAAATGTGTGTCATGGAAGATAAGAGTTCTTGGGATGAGCGCAGGGTGTGCTATTGTTGTGATTTGCCATAAAAGAAAATTCTACAGCAGTATCCAAATTCATGCTAACGTCACGAGTCtgaaatcaaaacattaaaactaACGACCAAAAAATTTAGTAATCATTTCTTTGTGCTCTTTGGATGGACTTTGGCCACGGATATATGTTGATCAATTAGTTATTTCAGTCAACAAGATGGCACCAGTTGCTCATTTTTGCAGCAATTTTGTGAGGCTTACATGTAAGAATTATATTCAGTATATCCAAGGGGACTACTCTTCCTTGAGATCAGTCCTTGACTTGACTTGCGTGGAGAAGACACGACATGCCCTCTCCCTCCCAGGCCAACCCGTAGGCTTGGGTCTCTGGAGAGGTGACAATACCACTCCTTGCAACCTTCTGTGACCACCTTCACCCCAGTGGCATGCTTCATTTCTTCAGGGGGATCCAGACCCATGTTTATCTCTGCTCCAAGTGTTCTGTCCCAAGCCAGCCTACATCCTGCCAAGGAACAATTTCAGCTTCAATCTACTAAGCAAATAATCCAGCACTGCCTCTAACGGTCCCGCGGGTGCCTGCTAAACGCTTTTGCTAATATAGTTGTCATGTTAAGGACCTGGCCTGAGAAGGCATCATTGCGCTCTGCAGCTGCCGTCCTGGACAACCAGATGGAGATTGGCAGGACAAAGAAGTTCAGCATCCAAACAGGTCCACCAGGCTGCTGGGTCCTGAATGAGATTGTCTTTGAATCTGTTTATCACTTGGGCAGTACTCTTGAATAATCATAGTAAGTCTTCAATtatttacaacacacacacgcagacacacacacacacacacacacatgaatctcAAGTTAGCAGAGAAACAGACAAGCCCTCAAGTTGTGAAGTTATTGGGGGATGCTGGGCCTGACACAGAAGACGATCAGAAGCCAGCGAGTAAGCCAGGCCAACAAAACCATCTGACCCATGTGTAGCCGTAAACACACTCTCGGGACACAGGAAAAAGTTGGACCCCCTTCAGCGGAACCTCCTCAGAGATGAGCAGGCAACATTAACACAAATGGATCCCAACACAACAATACCAAGCCATGAACAGAACTGTTGGCATCCCAAAAGCAAATTGTTCCTTTTCCCCAGAAGAAGAGTCCAGACCCAGTGTGTGGC containing:
- the LOC142839744 gene encoding RING-box protein 2, which translates into the protein MADVEDGEEPCVLSSHSGTAGSRPGGDKMFSLKKWNAVAMWSWDVECDTCAICRVQVMDACLRCQAENKQEDCVVVWGECNHSFHNCCMSLWVKQNNRCPLCQQDWVVQRIGK